The DNA sequence AAGCAATATCATGTTCAAAACACGAATGTGACGCGATGTGTTGCCATAAAGAATCGATTTCAAAATGAGGTGTTTACAAAGAAGGGAGAAGGTGAGAGTGGCTCTAAAAGAGGATAAGATAATGAATCATCGGATAAGTTGGTTTGGGCGTTTAGCCACTTAAGACGGAGACTTAATGCGTCAGATAAAAGATAGGAGCAAGTTGATTTATCGAAAACCGGAGAACTAAGTAGTAAAACTTTGATGAAGGAACGATCCCAATTCGAAATCTATGGCGACCAAGAGAGCATTATGAAGTGAGAGGGAgtatattatatattaattaaattaattatatatttttgaatattACTCAATACGTTTCATTATTTTTGTCATTCTAGTACCagagcttttttttttttcgttttattAGTCATTTTACATTTTCGAGGCCAGAAGAAGATTTCATGCAAATTTAGTGACTCTTTTTCAATTTTGAGGGGTAATTATTATACTAAATCATTATTTTAACCTTTTCCATgaattttcttaatttttgtgcaaaaGCATAAAACGACAAAAAAACGATGGGAGGAGTATTTATTTACTTGTGAGAATACCTTTTTTCCCCTACTTATAAATTCTTATATCATCATAATGCTTTATAAGAATCACCACTTTTTAGAGTTAATTCGACTTTTTTACACTATATTTCCACATTCATTTACTAttataattaatttttattttcattttttttataaaaaattaactattttagtttttattttgtaTCTATGTTTTGCTAAAAGAAAAAcaagttttgatttttatttcCTATAGATTTAGatcatgtgttttttttttttacttttcacCCTTTTCTTTATTTATCTCATGATATGCTGTTTTTTGCAATCATTCAAAAATGATTTCAAAGAATGATTCATGTGAGCCGAACCCAAGTCATTATGAGAGGGAATTAAATCTCTCTTGTTGTTGATAAGAGATTGTAATTTGGCTTATAGATGGAAAATATATCTTTCCTTCTCTCTCTCTAGCTCATGTTATTTTGAGAATATATCCACGATGACTTATTTCCTACAATTATGATAATGGTACAATGATGTGTATTTAGATATTGGTATTCTAAACGAAGAATTGATTCAAAATGTGAAATATAGTGTTTTTGAAGTAAAATGGAGCCATAATTGAGATTTTAGTTAAaaaccgtcaaaaatcatattatATGCTTCATATACCCCTCTCATCTTCTAGTAATGATGCAAGACTTTTAGTGCCCGTTAAGATTCCATGAGGCTTAGTGCCTGTTAAGATTCCTTCCCTTCCATACTTATTCCCGAGTGTTATGTCTCCAAAATCTGGGAGTCAAAGTAACAGATTCaaacaaagggtaataatttTACTTTTAAAAAGCGCGCCTAAGACGCGCCATGGACGAGGCACTAGCCAAACGACTCAGTGCATTTTAGGTGCGCCTTTTAAATAAGGCTCACCTAACAAGGCTAACTAGTACGCACTTTTCATATCTTTTAGACATGACCCACCATTTCTTTTCGCCATTATCCTGCACATGTTAGCCAACTTGAAAACTTAGTTTAAAAAAGTGCGCATGAGGCGTAGGCGAGGCGCCAGTTACTATAAGAAGGCGCATGGGATACAAAAGGCGCATCTAAGGCGCATGAGGCACACCCAAGGCGTACAAGGCCAAGTAGTGTGAGGCGCACCAAGGCGCATTAGTGTGCAATtccatatttttttttctaaattctTTGCCTTGCGCTTTCTCAAACTAAGATGCTTGAAAACCCCTAAGGTGGCGTTTGTTTCGCGCATGGGTATGACTTTGGAATTAGGAATTATACTTATGGCCTTATGGGGTTGGAACTTCATttctcataccttgtgtttgtttTATGCCTCCATGAGTTTGAAACTTAGTTAATGTTAAAATATGTACAATATAATATTTTAAATAGTATTTAaccaaataattatataaaaaattttatttacaatgccaaaatatttttttttcacaTTTTTGTTTATTATAATTTGATAACCATGATCCCCTCCTTGGTATGAAAAATCCACACCTCATACCTTTAGTGGATGAACCAAACACTCCCTAAAAAGTCCATTGTTGCCAAAATTTTAATTTGGAAATACAAATTTCTTATCAAAAATAGCGCGCGCCTTTGCCTTTCGTTTTGCGTCTCATCGCCTCGGCCCCTTGGTGCCTTGCTCATTTTCAAACTTAAGTAATTTAGGAGTTTTATGAACATTTATTCATTCTCTTTTGACTGAATACTTGtgattaaggccctgttcttttggatttaatTTTGCCGAATTTTATaggatttgaatttttttgaactgaacttataggagctgaacttttctgaactgaacttataggatataAACTAAATTTATAAGAGCTTAACTTGTGAGAAAATGGGTATGAATTGAACTAaacttttctgaactgaacttaaaggaTCTAAATTGAACTTAAGGATCTGAacttctgaactgaacttaaaaggggtgactttaagtccaaaagaacagggtcttTGCGAATTATTCGAAGAGCTATTGTAGTATAACTGTAACCGGAACTTTGGAAACGTTTGTACTTGGTGCCTCTACACCAACTACAACTGCCCTCACCCAAACGGCTCCTGCAAAATGTGTAGCCTTGCCCCATGTTGGTGATTTGTTGCCTTTAAATATTGAAAATGAAAGCTTTGGTACTCGAAGGTATATTCTTACTAAGATATGTGTGCGCATGTTCATAGGAGAATGCAAAGGACATGATTATGGGTTTATACACTTTCACAATTTGTGGATTCTTTAGTTTCTAGATCATTAATCTTTTGATCTTTTACTTCGTATTTTAGGTATTGTGTTCTTAACCCATCGATATTTGAAGAAACAAttaagtggttgtgtgagttctGTGATCCTGGTAATACTAAACCCACCACACCTATTAGGAAGGGTCAAGATATAAACTCAACTGTACAACAAGTGGTCCAACCGAAAACTGATCAGGCAAAATTGGGGAACAATTTGTGCCTCTCCGAGTCCGAAAAGCCAAATAATGGGCAGAAGGAAATTCCTAGGGAGTCTACTGATATATTTATTTTAGATCAAAACAAGGACAACAGTTCCAAAAGAAAACAAGTGAAGCGATCAGATGATGTAAAGAAAGACAAGATAAACTATGACAGTGGTATAAAGGACAGCTGTCAAGCTGTTCAGGTAAAAGAACAGAGTGTTACGAATGTGAGTCAGTCGAATACAAATGCTCAACGACAAGTGAATCTAGGAAGTATTGTGTGCGCTCTGTTAGCCAAGGAAGATGAAGTTATCATGGGAGGCACCAAGTTAGTGAAACGACAAAACGTTACAAGGAGTTTGTTGCCCAAGAAAGGTGGTGGAGCAGCTAATTTGGATAAATCATCATGCGAAGTTTATTCCAAACAAATGGAATTAAATAAGAGTCAACCTGACACTGAGCTGGCGTATCCTGCAGAAGATAGAAAGTCTGAAGTTGAGGAAACAATTGCTGAATTTGTCAAAAGAAAACAAGCGAAGCAGTTAGTTGGTGTAAAGAAGATAAAACAGTCGAATTATGACAATGGTGTTGAGAAGGAAGGTTCTGTAGTTGGTCAGGTAAAAGAAAAGAACACTAAGAATGTGTCTCTGTCAGTTACAAATGGTCACCAACAGGTGAATAAAGAAAAGAATGCGGGTCCTCTGCTATCCAAGGTGGAAGATGCTATCACTGAAAGCACATGTAAGGCTGGACACAGTATACAGGGAGGCACCAAGTTGGTGAACCAGCAAAAGCCTACAAATCGTTTGGTGGCTAAAAAATGTGATGGAGAAACTACTTTTGATAAATCATCAAGCGAATTTTCTTCCAAACAAATGCAGAAATTGCATATAAATAAAAGTCAATCTGATGCTAAGCTGGCAGATCATGCAGATGACAGTAAGTCTGAAGGTAAGGAAATAGCAGCTAAATTTGTCCAAAGAAAACAAGTCAAGCCATTAGTTGATGTAACGAAAGTAAAGAAGATAAAGCAGTCAAACTATGACAATGGGGTCAAGAAGGATAGTTTTGAAGCTCATCAGGTAAAAGAACAGAGCGTTAAGAATGCGAGTCTGTCAGATACAAATGGTCACCGACAGGTGAATCTAGGAAAGAATTTGGGCCCGCTGTTAACCAAGGTGAAAGACAATGTTATCACTGAAGGCACATGTAAGGCTGGACACTGTATCCAGGGAGGCACCAAGTTACTGGAACAGAAAAAGCCTACGAGCGGTTTAGCGACCAAAAAAGGCGATGGGGCATCTAGTTTGGATAAATCATCATGCCAAGTTTCTCCTAAACAAATGAAAGAAGTTCATATGAATGAAAGTCAACCTGATGCTGAGGAGGCAGACTATGCCAATAAGAAAAAGTCAGAATTTAAGGAAATAACAGCTGAATTTGTTAAGCGTCAAGCTCCAAGAAAGAAACGGAAGTTCATTATTGAAATGGAGTATTCTGATGAAGACCCAGTTTTTGTTGTAGCTAAACATTCTCAGGTTGTAGCACATGTTGGTCAAGATCACTTGAGTAAGTCAACCAGTGAGGCTCTTTCTAAGTTGAGCGATGATGGCCTTGCTCAGCTGTCTTCTATAGATTCAGTTCCTCCTCGACCGTCTCCTGTGATGGCTGATGAACGTGGTCTTACCCTAGAATCTTCCGTGGTGTTTGACAATCGTATCCCTGTTGAAACTCAAAATTTGGTCCACAATGTCCCTGCTCTGCCATTAAATGAAGTAGCTTGGAGGTATAGTGCTTTGATGACTCATTCTTCTGTTATgcttttgtttttgagttttctgATGCTGTGGCAGAGTTGACCCGATCGGAACGACTGGCATGATTAATCCAATCTATAAGGCCCTActcaaacccaaacccaaacccgaatAAAACTACCTGAATATGGCCCAATTTGACTCGTAGCTAGCCTTAACTTTGTTGGACATGATATTTACGCGTTCCGAAATAACCGAACTAGAACCACATACTCAATAAGTGGCCTGTTCTGTAATTGCCTAAAAAAACTAATACTCGAATTGACACCTACTTTCAGTACGTTCTCATTTGCTTTTCACTTTTCTCTATCTATCTCCttgcattttgaggtgtgcgatcACCcagggacggttctaaaggattaTTCATGTCAACCGACCCTAAACTATTTTGGGATTAAggttctgatgttgttgttgtggtcTCTTATATTCTGATCTCTACTGATTTGGCAGCGGATATTGTAGCATTCCCGATAATGAATATCCTATGTCCTTAGCACTTGGAGCCCACTTATCTAACAAAGCTCATGAGAATGTCAAAGGTGCTGTTTGTGCACTGCCCGAGTCACTCGAATTTTATTTGGTGTCTAAGACATATGCATGGCCCAAGACTTTTGAGAGTTCACCTCCTACTGCCGATGTTATTGGTCTCTATTTCTTTCCAATCGATGACAGGTAGGTCACATAATTTGAGACATGCTGATGTTGTGGTAGTCAATCTCCCTCTTATTTTACCCGGTCTTGGGTACGGGTGGCCAACATTGCGACATATCTGGCGCAGAACTCTTCATGATTCAATTAAGTCACGGAGACTGTCCTAAACATTTCGAGTATTTTAAAGTTAAAGTGAGATGATTGAGAGAAAACATAGATTGGTCTCTTACTCTACACATGTCATGTGACCCACTATTTCCGTTGTACTATGGAGGACTGCTAGTAGGCAAGTCTTCGGTGTAAATTTTAGACCCATATTCTTAGCATCCTGTCTTTCATATGGCCCCGAAAAACATGTGTCGAAGTTACAGAGCTCACCTCTTACCAATCTATGCAGGTCCGAAAAATTGTATGATTATCTGGTGGATAAGATGATTGAAGATAGCCTAGTGCTCAAGGCGCTTCTCAACTATGTGGAGCTATTGGTTTTTTGCTCACTAGAACTTCCCCCAGAAGAGCGGAGTGAGTTGATCAAACTCGATTCAATCTTCTGTCTCTTTAATATATCTAGTTTCTAGTTGGTATAAAAGGGCACTCTTACAATATCTGTTGAACTTATCTAACAGGTCTGCGGAGGAAATACTATCTTTGGGGTGTGTTTAAACCAAGGAAAGATTATGCTATTCCCAATAACCAACCTAATGCTCACATTAGCAAAAAAGACTCGATCTACCAACAAGAGGACGCGTCAACTCTAACCCATCCAGAATATCGTTCTACAAGGTGTTTTTCAGAAACCCATTTCCCTCGAGAAGCTTTGGCAGAATCAGTTGAAACGACTCTGCCAGAGTCTCCTTACCCAGCCTATAATAACTCTTCGAGGACgttttcaaatacccatttccgtCAAGAAGCCATGGTAGAATCAGTTGAATTGACTCGGCCATACACGGAGTCTCTTTACCAGTCTGATGATAAGCAAGGGCACGATATCCATGATGGAGGTACTAGGATATTCCAGAAACCCCAAGAACTTGAGCGCCGGAATCGCTTTGAACACCGGAAATATGCAGAGCGGAATCAAAAATATCGAAAGAGTGATGCTAGATGGAACCAGGGGTCGAGGAAAAGGAAGGATCGGGACTGGAGGAG is a window from the Silene latifolia isolate original U9 population unplaced genomic scaffold, ASM4854445v1 scaffold_259, whole genome shotgun sequence genome containing:
- the LOC141639033 gene encoding uncharacterized protein LOC141639033 isoform X2, translated to MAICQICGDEGYVKLLTHCVQCQNVAAHRYCVLNPSIFEETIKWLCEFCDPGNTKPTTPIRKGQDINSTVQQVVQPKTDQAKLGNNLCLSESEKPNNGQKEIPRESTDIFILDQNKDNSSKRKQVKRSDDVKKDKINYDSGIKDSCQAVQVKEQSVTNVSQSNTNAQRQVNLGSIVCALLAKEDEVIMGGTKLVKRQNVTRSLLPKKGGGAANLDKSSCEVYSKQMELNKSQPDTELAYPAEDRKSEVEETIAEFVKRKQAKQLVGVKKIKQSNYDNGVEKEGSVVGQVKEKNTKNVSLSVTNGHQQVNKEKNAGPLLSKVEDAITESTCKAGHSIQGGTKLVNQQKPTNRLVAKKCDGETTFDKSSSEFSSKQMQKLHINKSQSDAKLADHADDSKSEGKEIAAKFVQRKQVKPLVDVTKVKKIKQSNYDNGVKKDSFEAHQVKEQSVKNASLSDTNGHRQVNLGKNLGPLLTKVKDNVITEGTCKAGHCIQGGTKLLEQKKPTSGLATKKGDGASSLDKSSCQVSPKQMKEVHMNESQPDAEEADYANKKKSEFKEITAEFVKRQAPRKKRKFIIEMEYSDEDPVFVVAKHSQVVAHVGQDHLSKSTSEALSKLSDDGLAQLSSIDSVPPRPSPVMADERGLTLESSVVFDNRIPVETQNLVHNVPALPLNEVAWRSEKLYDYLVDKMIEDSLVLKALLNYVELLVFCSLELPPEERSLRRKYYLWGVFKPRKDYAIPNNQPNAHISKKDSIYQQEDASTLTHPEYRSTRCFSETHFPREALAESVETTLPESPYPAYNNSSRTFSNTHFRQEAMVESVELTRPYTESLYQSDDKQGHDIHDGGTRIFQKPQELERRNRFEHRKYAERNQKYRKSDARWNQGSRKRKDRDWRSSRYHSKRSYNRIDLTNR
- the LOC141639033 gene encoding uncharacterized protein LOC141639033 isoform X1 produces the protein MAICQICGDEGYVKLLTHCVQCQNVAAHRYCVLNPSIFEETIKWLCEFCDPGNTKPTTPIRKGQDINSTVQQVVQPKTDQAKLGNNLCLSESEKPNNGQKEIPRESTDIFILDQNKDNSSKRKQVKRSDDVKKDKINYDSGIKDSCQAVQVKEQSVTNVSQSNTNAQRQVNLGSIVCALLAKEDEVIMGGTKLVKRQNVTRSLLPKKGGGAANLDKSSCEVYSKQMELNKSQPDTELAYPAEDRKSEVEETIAEFVKRKQAKQLVGVKKIKQSNYDNGVEKEGSVVGQVKEKNTKNVSLSVTNGHQQVNKEKNAGPLLSKVEDAITESTCKAGHSIQGGTKLVNQQKPTNRLVAKKCDGETTFDKSSSEFSSKQMQKLHINKSQSDAKLADHADDSKSEGKEIAAKFVQRKQVKPLVDVTKVKKIKQSNYDNGVKKDSFEAHQVKEQSVKNASLSDTNGHRQVNLGKNLGPLLTKVKDNVITEGTCKAGHCIQGGTKLLEQKKPTSGLATKKGDGASSLDKSSCQVSPKQMKEVHMNESQPDAEEADYANKKKSEFKEITAEFVKRQAPRKKRKFIIEMEYSDEDPVFVVAKHSQVVAHVGQDHLSKSTSEALSKLSDDGLAQLSSIDSVPPRPSPVMADERGLTLESSVVFDNRIPVETQNLVHNVPALPLNEVAWSGYCSIPDNEYPMSLALGAHLSNKAHENVKGAVCALPESLEFYLVSKTYAWPKTFESSPPTADVIGLYFFPIDDRSEKLYDYLVDKMIEDSLVLKALLNYVELLVFCSLELPPEERSLRRKYYLWGVFKPRKDYAIPNNQPNAHISKKDSIYQQEDASTLTHPEYRSTRCFSETHFPREALAESVETTLPESPYPAYNNSSRTFSNTHFRQEAMVESVELTRPYTESLYQSDDKQGHDIHDGGTRIFQKPQELERRNRFEHRKYAERNQKYRKSDARWNQGSRKRKDRDWRSSRYHSKRSYNRIDLTNR